From Meles meles chromosome 5, mMelMel3.1 paternal haplotype, whole genome shotgun sequence, one genomic window encodes:
- the RPP40 gene encoding ribonuclease P protein subunit p40 isoform X1 yields the protein MATLRRLREVPRHLLVCEKSNFGHDKSRHRHLVETHYHNYRVSFLIPECGILSKELKNLVMETGPYYFVKNLPLHELITHEFIHSFVKKGSFYALTYNTNIDEDNTVALLPNGKLILSLDKDTYEETGLQGHPSKYSGRKVMKFIVSIDLMDLSFNLNSKKYERISWSFKEKKPLKFDFLLAWHHTGAEESTVMSHFSNYRIQEHQPKIALSTVTELQCPVLRSSALQGEPEAACSAPELLDWLGAVFSHTELNNEPNNFISTYCCPQPSTVVAKAYLCTITGFILPEKICLLLEQLRHYFDEPKLAPWVTLSVQGFADSPVSWRENEHGFRKGGEHLYNFVIFNNQDYWLQMAVGANDDCPP from the exons ATGGCCACTCTGCGTCGGCTGCGAGAGGTCCCCCGGCACTTGCTGGTCTGCGAGAAATCCAACTTCGGCCATGACAAGTCGCGCCACCGGCATCTCGTAGAGACGCACTATCACAACTATAGG GTTTCATTTCTGATTCCTGAATGTGGGATACtgtcaaaagaactgaaaaacctAGTCATGGAAACTGGACCTTATTACTTTGTGAAGAACTTACCTCTTCATGAGTTAATTACACACGAATTCATCCACTCCTTTGTGAAGAAAG GTTCGTTCTATGCACTAACATACAATACAAATATCGATGAAGATAATACTGTTGCCCTCCTGCCAAACG GGAAATTAATTTTATCACTGGATAAAGATACTTATGAAGAAACTGGTCTTCAAGGTCATCCATCAAAGTATTCTGGCAGAAAAGTCATGAAATTTA ttgtttccattGATTTGATGGATTTATCCTTTAACCTGAATTCTAAGAAGTATGAAAGAATATCTTGGTCCTTCAAAGAAAAGAAGCCAttgaaatttgattttcttttggcTTGGCATCATACAG GTGCAGAAGAATCAACGGTGATGTCACACTTTTCCAATTACCGAATTCAGGAGCATCAGCCAAAAATAGCCCTGAGCACAGTGACAGAGCTGCAGTGCCCGGTCCTGCGGAGCAGCGCGCTCCAGGGGGAGCCAGAGGCGGCCTGCAGCGCTCCCGAGCTTCTGGACTGGCTGGGTGCCGTCTTCAGTCACACAGAACT aaATAACGAGCCTAATAACTTCATATCCACCTATTGCTGTCCTCAGCCAAGCACTGTGGTGGCCAAAGCTTATTTGTGTACAATCACGGGTTTCATACTTCCAGAGAAGATCTGTCTCCTTTTGGAACAGCTGCG tcACTACTTTGATGAGCCCAAGTTAGCTCCTTGGGTTACATTGTCAGTACAAGGCTTTGCAGACAGTCCTGTTTCGTGGAGAGAAAATGAACATGGTTTTCGAAAAGGAGGAGAACATTTATAC
- the RPP40 gene encoding ribonuclease P protein subunit p40 isoform X2 — protein sequence MRVSFLIPECGILSKELKNLVMETGPYYFVKNLPLHELITHEFIHSFVKKGSFYALTYNTNIDEDNTVALLPNGKLILSLDKDTYEETGLQGHPSKYSGRKVMKFIVSIDLMDLSFNLNSKKYERISWSFKEKKPLKFDFLLAWHHTGAEESTVMSHFSNYRIQEHQPKIALSTVTELQCPVLRSSALQGEPEAACSAPELLDWLGAVFSHTELNNEPNNFISTYCCPQPSTVVAKAYLCTITGFILPEKICLLLEQLRHYFDEPKLAPWVTLSVQGFADSPVSWRENEHGFRKGGEHLYNFVIFNNQDYWLQMAVGANDDCPP from the exons ATGCGG GTTTCATTTCTGATTCCTGAATGTGGGATACtgtcaaaagaactgaaaaacctAGTCATGGAAACTGGACCTTATTACTTTGTGAAGAACTTACCTCTTCATGAGTTAATTACACACGAATTCATCCACTCCTTTGTGAAGAAAG GTTCGTTCTATGCACTAACATACAATACAAATATCGATGAAGATAATACTGTTGCCCTCCTGCCAAACG GGAAATTAATTTTATCACTGGATAAAGATACTTATGAAGAAACTGGTCTTCAAGGTCATCCATCAAAGTATTCTGGCAGAAAAGTCATGAAATTTA ttgtttccattGATTTGATGGATTTATCCTTTAACCTGAATTCTAAGAAGTATGAAAGAATATCTTGGTCCTTCAAAGAAAAGAAGCCAttgaaatttgattttcttttggcTTGGCATCATACAG GTGCAGAAGAATCAACGGTGATGTCACACTTTTCCAATTACCGAATTCAGGAGCATCAGCCAAAAATAGCCCTGAGCACAGTGACAGAGCTGCAGTGCCCGGTCCTGCGGAGCAGCGCGCTCCAGGGGGAGCCAGAGGCGGCCTGCAGCGCTCCCGAGCTTCTGGACTGGCTGGGTGCCGTCTTCAGTCACACAGAACT aaATAACGAGCCTAATAACTTCATATCCACCTATTGCTGTCCTCAGCCAAGCACTGTGGTGGCCAAAGCTTATTTGTGTACAATCACGGGTTTCATACTTCCAGAGAAGATCTGTCTCCTTTTGGAACAGCTGCG tcACTACTTTGATGAGCCCAAGTTAGCTCCTTGGGTTACATTGTCAGTACAAGGCTTTGCAGACAGTCCTGTTTCGTGGAGAGAAAATGAACATGGTTTTCGAAAAGGAGGAGAACATTTATAC
- the RPP40 gene encoding ribonuclease P protein subunit p40 isoform X3: protein METGPYYFVKNLPLHELITHEFIHSFVKKGSFYALTYNTNIDEDNTVALLPNGKLILSLDKDTYEETGLQGHPSKYSGRKVMKFIVSIDLMDLSFNLNSKKYERISWSFKEKKPLKFDFLLAWHHTGAEESTVMSHFSNYRIQEHQPKIALSTVTELQCPVLRSSALQGEPEAACSAPELLDWLGAVFSHTELNNEPNNFISTYCCPQPSTVVAKAYLCTITGFILPEKICLLLEQLRHYFDEPKLAPWVTLSVQGFADSPVSWRENEHGFRKGGEHLYNFVIFNNQDYWLQMAVGANDDCPP, encoded by the exons ATGGAAACTGGACCTTATTACTTTGTGAAGAACTTACCTCTTCATGAGTTAATTACACACGAATTCATCCACTCCTTTGTGAAGAAAG GTTCGTTCTATGCACTAACATACAATACAAATATCGATGAAGATAATACTGTTGCCCTCCTGCCAAACG GGAAATTAATTTTATCACTGGATAAAGATACTTATGAAGAAACTGGTCTTCAAGGTCATCCATCAAAGTATTCTGGCAGAAAAGTCATGAAATTTA ttgtttccattGATTTGATGGATTTATCCTTTAACCTGAATTCTAAGAAGTATGAAAGAATATCTTGGTCCTTCAAAGAAAAGAAGCCAttgaaatttgattttcttttggcTTGGCATCATACAG GTGCAGAAGAATCAACGGTGATGTCACACTTTTCCAATTACCGAATTCAGGAGCATCAGCCAAAAATAGCCCTGAGCACAGTGACAGAGCTGCAGTGCCCGGTCCTGCGGAGCAGCGCGCTCCAGGGGGAGCCAGAGGCGGCCTGCAGCGCTCCCGAGCTTCTGGACTGGCTGGGTGCCGTCTTCAGTCACACAGAACT aaATAACGAGCCTAATAACTTCATATCCACCTATTGCTGTCCTCAGCCAAGCACTGTGGTGGCCAAAGCTTATTTGTGTACAATCACGGGTTTCATACTTCCAGAGAAGATCTGTCTCCTTTTGGAACAGCTGCG tcACTACTTTGATGAGCCCAAGTTAGCTCCTTGGGTTACATTGTCAGTACAAGGCTTTGCAGACAGTCCTGTTTCGTGGAGAGAAAATGAACATGGTTTTCGAAAAGGAGGAGAACATTTATAC